The DNA region GTCAAATTGGGGAACTGGTTATCTGACATTTGCTATATTTCTACATGGCTGTGTTTTGTTACAGCTGGTaaaagctccacagccgaaacgttgtctcTTTTTAccaggaataaacctgtacccgttcctttgcagtctacgtaTGCTGACActgctacctacttgaacttctgtATATTTTGTATACTAACGATTGTAAAAGCAAACGCACAAATACATATCTCATCGATAAAGTCCTGGTTGGGTTATTAGGGGACTCAGAAAACCATTATGGACCCGTTCTAAATGACTGTACTAAATGGTGTAACGAGTTTGCACTTAAATGTTGTCAAAACGAAAGGAGCTGGTCATTGATTTTCAGAATAATGCAACATCTCTCCAACCTACAGTAATTAATGGTCAGACTGCAGGAATCGTCACTGACTAACAAGTACTGGGGGTGGTCATAGACAAGAACCTGAGTTGGGACAAATGCTGTGAAACCGTTtataaaaagtacaacaaagACGTTTGCTAAGAAAAACTAAGAAATTTCTAGATAGATAGGACCATCCTAACAATTTCTACAAGTCTTTTATTAAAAGTGTCTTGGCATACTATCTCACTTGCTAGTGTTGAAATGAGTACCATTGATTGTAATAGTTTTCCCAGCCTAGTCCAAATAAATAGCAAATTAATTGGAGGAAATCAGCTCACCTCACATATCCTCTACAAGCAAAGCGTGCAAAGAAATGCTTTGTAATGCAAAGAAAGCAAAGTGTATTATGGATTGTGTCCCCAGTTGTAATACTCATAGACACAGGAAATCTTTCAACCCCACTGAAATATCTAATATCGTAACTGTCTTGCCGTAACAACCACCACTTCTTGGTTGGTAAAATTTTGTCTGTCCTTGTGTTATGTTGGAGTGTGGGGTAAAACTAATTTCCCCAGTGGGACTTGAAaggttgaattgaattgaataatcCAGTCTCTCCCACCCTCCTCCTGCAGGTGGCGCTGAAACAGAAGAGCCATGTCAGCAGGGACTGAGGGGGTGGTGGGGCTGGAGGAGCCCAAGAAGATGACCAGGGAGGACTGGAGGAAGAAGAAGGAGCTAGAGGAGCAGAGGAAGCTGGGAAATGCCCCAGCCGAGGTGGACGAAGAGGGGAAGTACGTCACGCAGGCCAAAACCTTACAAACTGTCAAATAAAGGGTGGAAATTTGGAGCCGAAATCCAAAAGCATTGATGTGCTGCTGGGCATCCTTTGGGGAAAGCCAAGCGACAGGAGAACAAGAGTTTTTTTTGAGGGGGTGCCGCAAGATGCATGCTGTAGGATTTTGTGTGTAAGCTAAGGGCTCTTTATATCCGCAGCTCAAGAAGAGCTGGGAGATGCTGTGAAATTAGTCTAGTTAAACCAGATGGTTCCTGGCTTAGCTCTTAAACACTAAATTAGAATGACAACCTACAAcacaccagccctccaggaccagattGGCTGGCTGTAAACCTGTTTAACTTTAAATATGAATTCATTACATATGCCCCTGCTGATACTAACCTACAAAATACCGATGAGGGGTTTTGTGCAGAGGATAGTCAGTGGAAGTTCGTGACTTCCATTGCTTAGATATGTTGCCTTTTCCTTCTTGATACCAGTTCTAGTAACTttccaggtgttttttttttagaacaaagaTCTTCACATCTCCAGCCCATGGCTTTGGTATCCTCTGCCATCTTTGTGAAATTTTTATACTTAGCATATATGTGATCAAGACACGGCTCTTGAGCATCGCGTCGCACCATTACAGGTTTGCAACGTTGGTCTAAATGAAATTGCTGACCTTTCATTCTTTTTCTAGGGACATCAACCCGCACATTCCTCAGTACATCTCCTCCGTGCCTTGGTACATCGACCCCTCCAAGAGGCCGACCCTCAGGCACCAGAGGCCACAGGAGGAGAAGCAGCCGCAGTACACGGCCATCGGGGACTGGTACAAGCGGGGCGTGCAGGAGGTGAGTGCTCAGCGCGGCGCTGGGGTGCTGCTCTGTAGGTAGCCCATCCCCTCAAATCACACGAGCCTTCTTTCCCGTAGGTATTTGCCCCAGGCGAGAATGTGATTCACTGTTTTCTGAAaagtcacattaaaaaaataataataataataaacgttattttatgtagcgcctttaaaggtggtttctcaaagcgctttacaggatgacaacaacaataaataagaagaatacacaagatgaaacacaattacaatatatagaggagaccgtggatggtggtactaagaaaagcagaggggtgaagaatgcaaccagttcagtaaaggcttttctgaagaagagggttttgagcctggatttgaaggagttcagagaaggtgactctctgatatccttggggagacaGTTCCAGAGccttggggcataacaggagaaggccctgccacccctagagtgtagacgggcttgggggacagttaggagagcagaattagaagagcgaaggttgcgaggtggggagtagggcgataatagttcagacagctactgaggtgccaagccttataaaaatgaaGGGGGGCAGAACTATCACATTTAAGGGAGTGGCAAAAGAGAGAATTTCTGGGGAATGATAAATGTAGTGTTTATAACTGATGTCTTAGGCATTAGGCAAAGAAAAGTACAGAATTGGGACGCTTGGCTTGTTAAGCTGAAACAAAATGGTCTATTAGAACATTTTACTGCTCAAGCACTACTTGTCTTGTAATCTTCAGTCAGGCCATTTATTATCATAagactgaaaaatgtttttgctgtgtGAGGGATGGTATACAGCATTTGtgagtgttttttcttttggcgTAGAAACCTGTTACCACGAAGTATCGGAAAGGGGCATGCGAGAACTGTGGGGCGATGACGCACAAGAAGAAGGATTGCTTGGAGGTAAGTGGGAACCAATATTCCATGGTCCTGGTCGGGGGGAAAGATAGTTGGCTGTTTCGTTTTCTTTCGCCTTCTGTTTCTCCTTCCTGAGCCTTCCCGAGCTGGCCTCCGTCGCCGGGTGGCTAGTCAGAGCGAGGCAGAAGAAAATGGCCGCGCCGCTGTCCAAACGATCAAACGGGTTGTCTTTGCGCCCCGTCTCCCCAGCGGCCCAGGAAGGTGGGAGCCAAGTTCACGGGCACCGACATCGCGCAGGATGAGCACAGCCAGGTGCAGCTGTCCCTGGACTACGACGGGAAGCGGGACCGCTGGAACGGGTACGACCCTGAGGAGCACATGCGCATCGTGGAGGAGTACTCCAAGGTGGATCTGGTGAGTACACTTCTGACACTGTGTAAACATGGATCTAACTCTTTATACGGCTGTACCTCTGTCTGACACCATGTAAACATGGATCTAACTCTCTATACTGCTGTACCTCTGTCTGACACCATGTAAACATGGATCTAACTCTTTATACCGCTATACCTCTGACACATGGTACACATGGATCTAACTCTCTATACCTCTGTCTGTCACCGTGTGAACATGGATCTAACTCTCTATACCTCTTTACTTCTCTGTCACAGTGtgtatctttaaaaatatgtacaaCGCCTCTACACCTCTGCCTGACACCACGTGCATCTGTAAAAATATGTACACCCCTCTACGCCTCAGTCTGATGCTGtgagcatttttaaatatatacatattttaattatgctccCGGTTATCCGGtgcttttttgaaaacatgAGTATACCAATTAGGCATTTTGTGCTAAGGATAATTTCACAGTCAGTTTCTGATTTTTGTTGcctaattatgttttattttcctttttaattccaGTTGTAATAAGCTTCATAAGGGTTTTCCAGAACAAAGACTTGCAAATCGCCAGACTTGTGTGTCTGTTCTGTGTACGTTAACAGATAGACGGTTTCACACTTGTAGCCCCGGGGACTCAAGAAAGCGATGCCTACTGCATAGCAGTTTTGAGCATTTTAGTGATTTCCAAGTTGCAAGTTTCAAGCTGATGTCTTATCAGCGGGGTTAATTAACGAGGGAACAGTTGGCAGCCAAATTGAGGAGCATGTCAATAAAATAATAGCTGCAATGTCTTTGTTGCTACCCTCCTGTGAATTGCCTGGCTGTGCAGATGTTTAGTGTCTAAAAGTGGTTCTCCTGTTGGTTGCTTTCAGCTGACTTGgatttttttattccattattCGCATAGGCTAAACGCactctgaaagcacagaagctACAGGAAGAGCTGGCTTCGGGGAAACTTGTGGATCAAGCGGTATGTTTGTTCACTTTCATTTTAAGAAGCTCCTGAAAAAAGCTGGGAAACCTGCTTAAGGCGTTAGAGTTAAATTGAGTACAACAGATGAATGCCATTGTTTCTGCCCTGCATGTTGCCCTTACTGTTAATTGAATGGTGTGCGTGTGATGTCCCTGCAAAGGCGCACATAATAGTCATGCATTTTAAAACCCGCTTTGGAATAATCAGATGTTTTCTTGTCTGGATTATTTGACTTtctcttaaaaatatataacaaaaaaGCCTACATTCCAAAACCATTCATGAAAGTAACAGGTCTCACTGGCCAATATAAAACATGCTTTAGCGAGTGTTGTGTTTTCATGTTCATGCTGATTGCGAAGCCTTTCTTCCTGAATGATTTCTGACTGTGAGTTTTGTTAGACTGGATTGTTTGTCTCTGCTGTCAATGCACCAACATGCCTCAGTCTGTTTTCTGTAGTGTGACAGCTGAGCATGCATGGAGAGTTAGTGCTGGACTTTCCCAAGGTTGAATGCGTTTGCTGACAAGCCTGTTGAACGAGTTTGCTTTCCCCATGCATGTTGATCAATCATGCTCTCCTTACTGCAGAGCTCATCCAGAAAGCAGTGGGGAGAGGATGAACACAATTCGCAGACAGTAAGATGGTTTAATTCAATCAACCAAAGAAACTGTTCTTCAGAAAAAGCCTTGGCTTCTCTTTATGTTGCAAATGGGGGGAGGCACTGCACAGAAACTGATGTTTTAATATGGAGATCTGCCTTTTAAATAACTACAGGTGGACACTTAGCAGTATACGTGCTTTATAATGAATATTAACGTTAGCTTGTGCTGTGTTCCACCCTTGGAGAAACTAATTGGAAGGAGAATAAATCTTGTTGCAGtagtattaaatatatatatatattatttaaggGTGTGATTTGAATTTATTACATGCAGTTTGCCTCTCAGTGTTTAAACTTGGGGTTTGACGTTGTCTCAACATGTCTTAGCTGTTAAGCGGTGCTGTAAACTGTGGTGCCTGTCTCGCCATGCCTGCGGGCAATACTGTGGTGTTGTGTGGACAAAGGGGGAATTTGGCCTTGGCTTCTCTGCAGGAGAGGGAGCACAATAGCGAAGATGAAGATGAGGACAAGTACGCTGATGATATCGACATGCCGGGCCAGAACTTCGACTCCAAGAGACGGATCACCGTCAGGAACCTGCGCATCCGAGAAGACATCGCCAAGGTGACTACTTTTCCCTGGGTTTAACACGGGAAATGTCACTGTATGGGTCGAGATGCTGTTTGATCCTTCGTCCATGTAAATATTTGTGTgtgtcatatattttttttttactgaatgaATAGCAGCTGGAGGAGTCACAGTTGGCTAGCCATGCTTGTGTAATGAgttaaaataattcaatgcAGATGAATACATTCAATACAGAAATCTTAAGGGTACAGTTTTACAAAGGGTGTCAGCATCTTAAGATGATGTTAATGCTACACAAATTTACCTTtccatgtttttaaatgatgtcAGTTTATGacagtgcttagcattgctgcctcatagcactggggccccgggttcagTTACAGACCTGTAGTTTGTATGTTATCCCTGTGTTCCagtcggtttcctcccacagtccgaggacgtactggtaggttaactggcttgtgggaaaactgaccctggtgaGACCCTGTGATGGAtgggcgtcccatccagggtgtaccatgCCTTGGGCCCAATGCAATAGGCTCAGGCTCTCCCGCAATCCTGaaatggataaagtggttagaagatggatggatgatgtCAATTAAATTTTGTTACAATTGTTACAATTAGCAATTACCCTATTGCTAATTGgttttgctttcttttcccAGTACTTGAGAAATCTGGACCCCAACTCTGCATACTATGACCCCAAGACCCGAGCCATGAGGGAGAACCCTTATGCAAACACTGGGATGAACCCAGAAGAGTGAGTGCAGTGCTTCGTCTCTCCGTGTGAGACTGCATCCTTTCAGGGCACATTTTATTCCAGGTTTTTGTTACACTCTGCTCATTAACCAGTGAATTAGACACGGTTTACCCGTGCAGTAAGCCACAGATCTTTTCTCTGGCGTGTTTCTATGTCCTGCAAAACCTTCAAGGTGTCCGTTCTTGATTTTTGCAGAGTGGGCTATGCTGGCGATAACTTTGTGCGCTATACAGGGGACACCATAACCATGGCCCAGACGCAGTGTGAGTATTTCCTCAGCCCTGCTGTGCTGATGCAGTGTTCCTTTCGGCAGATAATAAATTAGATTCCTACCCAAAAACTGCTGATCAAGACATTGGAGCCTAATTTGTACTGTGGTGTTTATAGTGCCAGAAATGGAATAAGATCTTTGCCGCAAATAAAATTTGATCATATGAGGTGCAGACTATTGCACTGAATAAAAAAACGTCTTTATGCATATCATAATATTGTTTGAGCTACTCTTTCATcggttgtttttcactctaaGTAAAGTAATGGGCCTATCCAGAACCTGGTGCTGAGTTCTGTGTTAGTGTTTGCAGCCGGTAAGATCTGGAGTGTATTGAACCGCCCTGCAGTGGGAGTGTTGTTTCCACCTGGTGCAGCAGTGCCCTGGGTGTTGAGGAGTTGCAGGGTGGAAGATCTGGGCACAGCTTGTGCATGGGGCTGACGTGCTgctgtcctctctctccccgCGGCAGTGTTTGCCTGGGAGGCCTACGAGAAGGGCTCCGAGGTTCACCTGCAGGCCGACCCCACGAAGCTGGAGCTGCTGCACCAGTCCTTCAAGGTGAAGAAGGAGGATTTCAAAAACCAGCAGAAAGAGAGCATCCTGGAGAAGGTACGGTGCTTTGGAACAGCCACTCTTTCACATCCGCGTGCCGAACCGCGGAGTCCATCCGGGACTGGCGCACAGGAACTGCCTTGGCTGCCATCACACAGTTTTTCTCACCCTGAACAACCCTGCAGAAAAGGAACTCAACTTAAAAGTTGTGTTTTGTAGGGGCTTAACATCACAAACCCAAACTCATGTTGTAGTAAAAAGAACTTTCTAGTGTAAATCACAACTAAGCGCTGATGGAGAAGTTAGTATCAGGGTGAGCATGGGTAAGTCACTGATAATTTGGGGGTTAAAAAACAGCTGTTTCAGCCAAGCAGCATTTCTCCACCCATGGTCGCTGGGTCTTCTATAGTCCTGAGGCTCAGTTATGCAAATTCTCATGTGCTACTGAGTCCTGTCCCGTTAACCAAGAGAAAAATGAAGATGCATGCAGACAAAAGCCCCAGTACTTAGGAGAGCAGACACAAACCTGTCCTAGTATTTGTGCCTCATGGCTGGAAAGCGCCCCCTGTGCGCGGCGTCAGGTCCGCCCGGCCGTGCATGAGAACACAAGCAGCGACGAGAGTTTGTTCCTCTGCGCAGTACGGCGGAGAGGAGCACCTAGACGCGCCGCCCCAGGAGCTGCTGCTGGCACAGACGGAGGACTACATGGAGTACTCCCGGCACGGCGCCGTGATCAAGGGCCAGGAGAAGGCTGTGGCGCGCTCCAAGTACGAGGAGGACGTGCTCATCAACAACCACACTGTGAGTCACGCCTATCCCCGCTGTTCGCAGTCACTGGTGTTTGTAGTCGTCTTCCTCATGTGAAGCACAGTCATTCCCTCGTCTGTTCCAGATCAAGACGCCACCAGGGTGAATGACAATTATTTCCAAGAGCCTCAAGCTGAGGAAGTGTTCTGTTCACTTCACGTTGGCATCTGGGATCTCTTTCactgcagtgccaggctgttctCTAGCATGTTAAACGATTGGGGCTGGAGCTGACTTAAGGAGTTGCAGCTGAGGCCCAGGTGGTTTCTGTGATCCGCTCGGAGCAGTTTCCCCAGTGATTCAGATTGGTTTCTCCGTCTAAACTGGAAGTGGCTGGACCTGGAAGAGCCTCCCTCAAGCTGAAAGACCTATGGGCCGTGCGTCACATTAAAGACATGGCGTGGGTGAACTTTTCAGGCTGCTGTTGTCTTTCAGTGTATCTGGGGGTCCTACTGGAAAGAGGGCAGGTGGGGCTACAAGTGCTGCTACTCCTTCATCAAGCAGTCCTATTGCACCGGGGAAGCTGGCGTACAGAGTAATGTGAGTACAGTGCAGCAGCACCATTCCTTTATTACAAAACACCTCTGTATTTCGTATGTGTACATCATGTAACCTGCAACAACAGTTGGTCTGAATAATACTGTTGTTGCTGCAGCGGATGAGTTCTGTCTGCACTTGAGAAAATGTCAGTCAAATGTTAGTTTTCCTCTTGTATCTTTTGGtttctgtttcactgttcatgcaGGAGATATCTCTGGGCTGGCTTGGTCAGTATCCTTGCAGATTTTTATATTCTACAATCTatgactaaaaaggttcagccATGCCTGTCAGTGCATAGCATTCCTTTAAGCTTCAGAATGTATCTTCTCTGGATCGATTTGGAGAGCAGTGATATCTTTTTTATAAGTTATTGGcatttgggaaaactggccctgatgtgtgtgtccgtgtggccctgtgatggactggagtcctgtccagggtgtatcctgcctttaaCCCATTGCATACTgggaataggctccagctcccctgtgaccccttATTGAATAAAGTGATGAGAACAAGGAAGAACATGTGAGTACCCTTTGACTGTTTGACAGCACAGTTTTCGCTGACCTGTGTGCACCTGTCTTTTTCCAGACCAACCCTGCCTGCGTGCCGTTTGAGGAGGAGATGAgtcagcagcaggaggagcccAAGTCATTATTGGAGGTCAGTCTCGGCAAAGCAGCCTTCCCAGATCAGAGCTGGAACGAACCTTGTTTCTGCTGTGTTAGCTCGGGGGCTTAATCCAGTTTCAGTCATGAGCTGAAGTCGCTGTCATTCTGGCTGTCCCACA from Lepisosteus oculatus isolate fLepOcu1 chromosome 11, fLepOcu1.hap2, whole genome shotgun sequence includes:
- the slu7 gene encoding pre-mRNA-splicing factor SLU7; its protein translation is MSAGTEGVVGLEEPKKMTREDWRKKKELEEQRKLGNAPAEVDEEGKDINPHIPQYISSVPWYIDPSKRPTLRHQRPQEEKQPQYTAIGDWYKRGVQEKPVTTKYRKGACENCGAMTHKKKDCLERPRKVGAKFTGTDIAQDEHSQVQLSLDYDGKRDRWNGYDPEEHMRIVEEYSKVDLAKRTLKAQKLQEELASGKLVDQASSSRKQWGEDEHNSQTEREHNSEDEDEDKYADDIDMPGQNFDSKRRITVRNLRIREDIAKYLRNLDPNSAYYDPKTRAMRENPYANTGMNPEEVGYAGDNFVRYTGDTITMAQTQLFAWEAYEKGSEVHLQADPTKLELLHQSFKVKKEDFKNQQKESILEKYGGEEHLDAPPQELLLAQTEDYMEYSRHGAVIKGQEKAVARSKYEEDVLINNHTCIWGSYWKEGRWGYKCCYSFIKQSYCTGEAGVQSNTNPACVPFEEEMSQQQEEPKSLLEMHQEKMMKKKKKKKKHKKKDSDSSDEDDEATKKEKLKRALSAEEARLKQVDELLQLDERKRPYNSLKEVREPTEEEMEAFRMKRYRPDDPMASFLGQ